In one window of Chryseobacterium phocaeense DNA:
- a CDS encoding GNAT family N-acetyltransferase — protein sequence MKIINYTKIFREDCIKIFRSNLPKFFAIEELPIFESFLDEYTEDNYFVVKMDGKIIGCGGIFLDTEKNLAGLSWGMVHSDYHGKGIGKDFTQYRIDLLKKTYPSMPYTIETSQHTAGFYERNGFKTVEIVPDGFSKGIDKYIMTMETSGS from the coding sequence ATGAAAATCATCAATTACACAAAAATTTTCAGGGAAGACTGCATTAAAATCTTCAGGAGTAATTTGCCTAAATTTTTTGCGATAGAAGAATTACCAATCTTTGAAAGCTTTTTAGATGAATATACTGAAGATAACTACTTCGTGGTTAAAATGGATGGTAAGATTATTGGATGTGGCGGCATTTTTTTAGATACAGAAAAGAATCTGGCAGGATTATCCTGGGGAATGGTTCACTCGGACTATCATGGAAAAGGCATTGGAAAAGATTTTACCCAATACCGGATTGATTTGCTTAAAAAGACCTACCCTTCCATGCCCTACACTATTGAAACGTCACAGCATACCGCCGGGTTTTATGAAAGGAACGGTTTTAAAACGGTAGAGATTGTCCCGGATGGATTCAGTAAAGGAATTGATAAATACATTATGACCATGGAAACATCCGGGTCCTGA
- a CDS encoding 5-fold beta-flower protein, whose amino-acid sequence MKKILFTGFLLLNLFILQAQTIESSSRSTTGYIQPDGTIENSSRSTVGYIKSDGTIENKSRSTIGYIKSDGTIENSSRSTVGYVKEDGTVENSSRSTIGYIKEDGTVENSSRSTIGYAKGIKKEWAAVVYFFFKLD is encoded by the coding sequence ATGAAAAAAATACTGTTCACTGGCTTCCTTCTGCTGAACCTTTTCATTTTACAGGCACAAACTATAGAATCGTCCAGCCGCAGTACGACGGGCTATATCCAACCGGACGGAACTATTGAGAACAGCAGCCGTTCCACAGTCGGGTACATTAAATCAGACGGTACGATTGAGAATAAAAGCCGTTCTACCATCGGTTACATTAAAAGCGATGGAACGATAGAGAACAGCAGCCGCTCTACGGTAGGTTACGTTAAAGAAGACGGAACGGTGGAAAACAGCAGCCGATCAACTATTGGATACATTAAAGAAGATGGAACAGTAGAAAACAGCAGCCGGAGCACGATTGGTTATGCTAAAGGCATTAAGAAAGAGTGGGCTGCGGTGGTGTATTTCTTTTTTAAGCTGGATTGA
- a CDS encoding TetR/AcrR family transcriptional regulator, which translates to MAKAKDSGKKDFSTEEKIKEAARIVFYRKGFAATRTRDIAEEAEINLALLNYYFRSKQKLFEIIMIETLSGFVRNMITVLNDEKTNLDDKVSEIATRYIDLITEEPEIPTFIVSEIRSNPALLLNKLPIREVLMNSVFFKQHQQAVAEGKIKEPNPLHFLMNLMGLIVFPFIAKPLLMGASETNATAFNEMMEKRKTLVPVWIKAMMQAE; encoded by the coding sequence ATGGCAAAAGCAAAGGATTCGGGTAAAAAAGATTTTTCAACAGAAGAAAAGATAAAGGAAGCAGCCAGAATTGTTTTTTACAGAAAAGGATTTGCCGCCACCCGTACCAGGGATATTGCTGAAGAAGCGGAGATTAATCTTGCCCTGCTGAATTATTATTTCAGGTCCAAGCAGAAGTTATTTGAAATCATTATGATCGAGACCTTGTCCGGATTTGTCAGAAATATGATCACTGTTTTGAACGATGAAAAAACAAATCTTGATGATAAAGTTTCAGAAATTGCCACGAGGTATATTGATCTGATTACGGAGGAACCGGAAATCCCGACCTTTATTGTTTCGGAAATCCGCAGCAATCCTGCTTTATTATTAAACAAGCTTCCCATCAGAGAGGTTCTGATGAATTCTGTCTTTTTCAAGCAGCATCAGCAAGCAGTCGCTGAAGGAAAAATAAAAGAGCCTAATCCGCTACACTTTTTAATGAACCTCATGGGGTTGATTGTTTTCCCTTTCATCGCAAAACCTTTGTTAATGGGTGCCAGTGAAACCAATGCAACAGCTTTTAATGAGATGATGGAAAAACGCAAAACCTTGGTTCCTGTATGGATCAAAGCCATGATGCAGGCGGAATAA
- a CDS encoding TolC family protein: MIKTMILTVGLLCMTISTAGQTLTIEECYRLAKANYPAIKKMDLISKTAEFDIQNANKKFLPQVSFSGQATYQSQTVSFPDALSALPGGISLPSISKDQYKIQGEISQLLYDGGSTKNQKELIKANTELQEQNLEASLYTLNSRINTLFFSILLMDAQLKQNELNKASYQTQVRKTEAALANGVAFRSNLDELKAEVLTIEMAGTEYKANRSAYLKMLSLFIGQELSDATELQTPAAEPVENTINRPEIKSFDLQKSIYDVQEKQLKSEYLPQVNAFFQGAYGRPTLNIIENKFGPWFITGIRFTWSLNSLYTRSNKKSILNMNRQIADTDKETFLFNSKLDLARQNEEVMKYSQLMHQDDEAIASRSSVTRSADAQLQNGVITIHEYIQKVNAEHLSRQTKILHEIQLLQAQYNQKFISGN; this comes from the coding sequence ATGATTAAGACAATGATTTTAACGGTTGGTCTTTTATGTATGACCATAAGTACCGCCGGACAGACCTTAACTATTGAAGAATGCTACCGGCTGGCAAAAGCCAACTATCCGGCCATTAAAAAAATGGACCTTATCTCAAAAACCGCCGAATTCGATATTCAGAACGCGAATAAAAAATTCCTCCCGCAGGTCAGTTTTTCCGGACAGGCTACCTATCAGTCACAGACCGTCAGTTTTCCTGATGCACTTTCTGCACTGCCTGGAGGTATTTCGCTTCCTTCCATCAGTAAAGATCAGTATAAAATTCAGGGAGAAATCAGCCAGCTTCTCTATGATGGAGGGAGTACAAAAAACCAGAAGGAACTGATCAAAGCCAATACAGAACTGCAGGAGCAGAATCTTGAAGCCAGTCTCTATACTCTGAACAGCAGGATCAATACCCTGTTTTTCTCGATATTACTGATGGATGCCCAGCTGAAACAAAACGAGCTCAACAAAGCCAGCTACCAGACCCAGGTCCGGAAAACAGAAGCTGCTCTGGCCAACGGTGTTGCATTCAGAAGCAATCTGGATGAGCTGAAAGCCGAAGTGCTGACGATTGAAATGGCAGGTACGGAATATAAGGCCAACAGGTCTGCCTATCTTAAAATGCTTTCCCTGTTCATTGGTCAGGAATTATCTGATGCAACGGAACTGCAGACTCCCGCAGCAGAACCGGTGGAAAATACCATCAACAGGCCGGAAATAAAATCTTTTGATCTGCAGAAATCGATCTATGACGTCCAGGAAAAACAGTTGAAATCTGAATACCTACCACAGGTAAATGCTTTTTTCCAGGGAGCATATGGGAGACCTACCCTGAATATTATTGAAAATAAATTCGGTCCATGGTTTATAACAGGAATACGATTTACCTGGTCATTAAACAGCCTTTACACCCGTTCAAACAAAAAATCGATCCTGAATATGAACCGGCAGATTGCAGATACGGATAAGGAAACATTTTTATTCAATTCAAAACTGGATCTGGCCCGGCAGAATGAGGAGGTTATGAAATACAGCCAATTAATGCATCAGGACGACGAAGCCATAGCATCAAGATCTTCCGTTACCCGGTCTGCTGATGCTCAATTGCAGAACGGGGTCATCACCATCCACGAATATATCCAGAAAGTCAATGCAGAACATTTGTCCAGACAGACAAAGATTCTCCACGAAATCCAGTTGCTTCAGGCACAGTACAATCAGAAATTTATATCGGGCAATTAA
- a CDS encoding HlyD family secretion protein, with amino-acid sequence MKKTIGFLTVILLLTACTQKDDFDASGNFEADEVIVSAQQNGELISYSVQEGQNLKAGAQVGQVDVRSVELQKEQVEASIATLKEKTVDSDDQSELVRRQLAVQESQLAQQLRERTRTQNMVKADAATRKQLDDINAAIDQQKKQIEVTRQQLKLNTYTINTQNRSILSEKSPLEKNAAQIQEQINKGKIVNPVPGTVLVNYALQGEMQVIGKPLYKIADISTLDLKAYITGTQLSQIRLGQQVKVRIDQGEKQYRNYTGTITWISGKSEFSPKTIQTKDERANLVYAVKIKVKNDGYLKIGMYGEAIWSK; translated from the coding sequence ATGAAAAAAACAATAGGATTTTTAACTGTGATTTTACTGCTTACCGCCTGCACCCAAAAAGATGATTTTGATGCTTCCGGCAATTTTGAAGCAGATGAAGTGATTGTTTCAGCTCAACAAAACGGTGAACTCATTTCATATTCGGTTCAGGAAGGTCAAAATTTAAAGGCGGGAGCCCAGGTCGGCCAAGTGGATGTCCGTTCCGTAGAATTGCAGAAAGAACAGGTAGAAGCCAGCATCGCTACATTAAAAGAAAAAACAGTTGATTCAGATGACCAGTCAGAATTGGTTCGCCGTCAATTGGCAGTACAGGAATCACAACTGGCCCAGCAGCTGAGAGAGCGTACCAGAACACAAAATATGGTCAAAGCAGATGCAGCCACCCGGAAGCAGCTGGACGACATCAATGCGGCAATAGATCAGCAGAAAAAACAGATCGAAGTCACCAGGCAGCAACTGAAACTAAACACTTATACCATCAATACCCAAAACAGAAGTATTTTAAGTGAGAAAAGTCCGCTGGAAAAAAATGCAGCACAGATACAGGAACAGATCAATAAAGGAAAAATTGTTAACCCGGTCCCAGGCACTGTTTTGGTCAATTATGCCTTACAGGGCGAAATGCAGGTTATAGGAAAACCGCTGTATAAGATAGCAGATATCAGCACGCTGGATCTGAAAGCGTATATTACCGGAACCCAGCTTTCACAGATCAGGCTGGGGCAACAGGTAAAAGTACGCATTGATCAGGGAGAGAAACAGTACAGGAACTATACGGGAACCATCACATGGATTTCCGGTAAATCGGAATTTTCACCTAAAACCATCCAGACCAAAGATGAAAGAGCTAATCTCGTTTATGCTGTTAAAATCAAGGTAAAAAATGACGGTTATCTGAAAATAGGAATGTATGGTGAAGCCATCTGGTCCAAATAA
- a CDS encoding ABC transporter ATP-binding protein, giving the protein MNSVSVKNITKTYDGVKAVDDVSFEVMKGELFGLIGPDGAGKTSVFRILTTLLLADQGTATVEGHDIVKEYQAIRNKVGYMPGKFSLYQDLTVQENLHFFATIFGTTIEENYDLIKDIYDQIKPFNNRRAGKLSGGMKQKLALCCALIHKPDVLFLDEPTTGVDVVSRKEFWEMLDKLKQQQITIIVSTPYMDEAKLCDRIALIQNGRIMSIDTPDEILKRFPKPLFAVKAQNLYQLLQNLRTDPATESCYAFGEFIHLTLNSDDNQEDQVKGMAEKYHPLDLEVHRITPGIEDVFIRLMQEQHSTSQINNSTDGK; this is encoded by the coding sequence ATGAACTCAGTCAGCGTAAAAAATATAACCAAAACTTATGACGGTGTAAAAGCTGTCGATGATGTTTCTTTTGAAGTAATGAAAGGCGAATTGTTTGGATTGATCGGGCCGGACGGTGCCGGGAAAACCTCTGTTTTCCGGATCCTTACTACCCTGCTTCTTGCCGATCAGGGAACCGCCACCGTTGAAGGGCATGATATTGTTAAAGAGTATCAGGCCATCCGCAACAAAGTGGGATATATGCCCGGAAAGTTTTCTCTATACCAGGATCTGACCGTACAGGAAAACCTTCATTTTTTTGCCACTATTTTCGGGACTACCATTGAGGAGAATTATGATCTGATCAAAGATATTTATGACCAGATCAAGCCTTTCAACAACCGCCGGGCAGGAAAACTTTCCGGAGGGATGAAACAAAAGCTTGCCCTTTGTTGTGCATTGATCCACAAACCGGATGTATTATTCCTTGATGAACCTACAACGGGCGTGGATGTGGTTTCCCGTAAAGAATTCTGGGAAATGCTGGATAAGCTGAAACAGCAGCAGATCACCATCATTGTTTCTACTCCTTATATGGATGAAGCCAAACTCTGTGACCGGATCGCATTGATTCAGAATGGCAGAATAATGTCGATTGATACCCCTGATGAGATTTTAAAACGATTTCCAAAGCCGCTGTTTGCCGTAAAAGCACAAAACCTCTACCAGTTGCTGCAAAACTTACGCACCGATCCGGCAACAGAAAGCTGCTATGCCTTTGGAGAATTTATCCATTTAACCCTTAATTCAGACGATAATCAGGAAGACCAGGTAAAGGGAATGGCAGAAAAATACCATCCCCTGGATTTAGAAGTTCATAGGATTACCCCTGGTATTGAGGATGTTTTTATCCGCCTGATGCAGGAACAGCATAGTACCAGTCAAATAAATAATTCAACCGATGGAAAATAA
- a CDS encoding ABC transporter ATP-binding protein yields MENKAIICKDLTKQFGDFKAVDKITFDVDQGEIFGFLGANGAGKTTAMRILCGLSYPTSGEASVAGFNVYKQQEQIKKNIGYMSQKFSLYDNLSVLENIKFYGGVYGVSRSDIKTRSAELVSSLGLEKEAKKMVGSLPLGWKQKLAFSVAVFHRPKIVFLDEPTGGVDPVTRRQFWDMIYEAAAGGITVFVTTHYMDEAEYCNRISIMVDGRVEAMDTPAALKAQFNAGSMDQVFYQLAREAKRQSD; encoded by the coding sequence ATGGAAAATAAAGCGATCATCTGTAAAGACCTCACCAAACAGTTTGGTGATTTTAAAGCGGTAGACAAAATTACCTTCGATGTTGATCAGGGTGAAATATTCGGGTTCCTGGGAGCAAACGGAGCGGGCAAAACAACGGCCATGAGAATCCTGTGCGGGCTTTCCTATCCGACATCGGGAGAAGCTTCTGTTGCGGGCTTTAATGTGTATAAACAGCAGGAACAGATCAAGAAAAACATCGGGTATATGAGCCAGAAATTTTCTCTGTACGATAATCTTTCTGTTTTGGAAAACATTAAATTCTATGGTGGGGTGTATGGAGTTTCCCGGTCTGACATAAAAACAAGAAGTGCAGAGCTTGTTTCAAGCCTTGGACTGGAAAAAGAAGCAAAAAAAATGGTGGGCTCACTGCCTTTGGGCTGGAAACAGAAACTGGCTTTTTCAGTGGCTGTTTTTCACCGTCCGAAAATTGTTTTTCTGGATGAACCCACAGGTGGCGTGGATCCGGTGACAAGGCGCCAGTTCTGGGATATGATCTATGAAGCAGCCGCAGGGGGCATCACCGTTTTTGTCACGACCCATTATATGGATGAAGCGGAATACTGCAACCGTATCAGCATTATGGTAGACGGCCGTGTGGAAGCCATGGATACTCCCGCAGCTTTAAAGGCACAATTCAATGCCGGCTCCATGGATCAGGTATTTTATCAGTTAGCAAGAGAAGCAAAACGTCAATCCGATTAA
- a CDS encoding ABC transporter permease, translated as MKQLLAFIRKEFYHVFRDRRTLLILFGLPVVQIILFGFALSSEVKNIGIAIQDNSNDVNSRQITDKISTSSYFKLEKSILNYKDIETRFKRGSIKCAVIFPANFGEDLYRPGGAKIQIIADASDPNTATIATGYLTSIINRYQQELNPDTPFSYQIVPELRQLYNEEQNGSLNFIPGVIALIFMIVSTALTSVAVVREKELGTMEILLVSPFKPIMVLIAKAIPYLVLSLIDFIIILLLSVYLLDVEIKGSLILLFAESILFIITCLSLGLLISNTTDSQQTAMLVSMMGMMLPTLLLTGFMFPLENMPWIFRVVSHVIPSRYYYAIVKAIMLKGLGFSYVWKETLVLAGMSALLLTIALKRFKIRLS; from the coding sequence ATGAAACAGTTACTGGCATTTATCCGTAAAGAATTTTATCATGTGTTCCGTGACAGAAGGACCTTGCTGATCCTGTTCGGGCTTCCGGTGGTGCAGATTATCCTGTTTGGCTTTGCCCTGAGCAGTGAAGTTAAAAACATCGGGATTGCCATACAGGACAATTCCAATGATGTCAATTCCCGGCAGATTACAGACAAAATATCCACCAGCTCCTATTTTAAACTTGAAAAATCTATTCTGAATTACAAAGACATTGAAACCCGTTTCAAACGGGGAAGCATAAAATGTGCGGTCATTTTTCCGGCTAACTTTGGTGAGGACCTGTATCGTCCGGGAGGAGCAAAAATCCAGATCATTGCCGATGCTTCCGATCCCAATACAGCCACGATTGCTACCGGTTACTTAACGTCAATCATCAATCGATATCAGCAGGAGCTTAATCCGGATACTCCGTTTTCCTATCAGATTGTTCCCGAGCTGCGGCAGCTTTATAATGAAGAGCAGAACGGATCTCTTAATTTTATTCCCGGTGTTATTGCCCTGATATTTATGATCGTCAGTACCGCCTTAACATCCGTAGCGGTGGTACGGGAAAAAGAGCTAGGAACCATGGAAATTCTTCTGGTATCTCCGTTCAAACCTATTATGGTATTAATCGCCAAGGCTATTCCTTACCTGGTTCTGTCACTGATTGATTTTATCATCATCCTTTTACTGTCCGTATACCTTCTGGATGTGGAAATTAAAGGAAGCCTCATTTTACTGTTTGCAGAAAGCATCCTGTTTATCATTACCTGTCTTTCACTGGGATTGCTTATTTCCAATACTACAGATTCCCAGCAGACTGCCATGCTGGTATCCATGATGGGAATGATGCTGCCTACCCTTCTGCTTACCGGGTTTATGTTTCCGCTGGAAAATATGCCATGGATCTTCCGTGTGGTGTCTCATGTGATACCCTCCCGGTATTATTATGCCATCGTAAAAGCAATTATGTTGAAAGGACTTGGTTTCAGCTATGTCTGGAAAGAAACACTGGTACTGGCCGGAATGTCTGCCCTGCTGCTGACCATCGCATTGAAAAGATTTAAAATCAGGTTATCATGA
- a CDS encoding ABC transporter permease gives MKTLGFILQKEFRQIFRDKTILAMMFIMPTIQLIIMPLAANFEVKNINIAYLDHDHSSYSRQLMHKIASSEYFIITGNPDSYQKGLKMIEDADADLVLEIPPGFEKNLVREGSQKLNLSVDAINGTKSSLGSSYLVSVIADFNSSLDINFKTVKSSASPSKAAISVEPSNWYNPRAEYKYYMVPGILVLLLTLIGGFITALNIVKEKEIGTIEQINVTPIKKWQFILGKLIPFWIVGIIVFTVGLIVMYVVYGIYPQGSILLLYAFAGVYLVALLGLGLLISTFADTQLQAMFIAFFFMMVFMLMSGFFTSTDSMPDWAKTISNFTPVTHFISVVRLIVLKGSGFSQVKTELFWLIGFAFLLNGMAIFNYRKTN, from the coding sequence ATGAAAACATTAGGCTTTATTTTACAGAAAGAATTCCGCCAGATCTTCCGGGACAAAACCATCCTGGCGATGATGTTCATCATGCCTACCATCCAGCTGATTATTATGCCGCTGGCCGCTAATTTTGAAGTAAAAAACATCAATATCGCTTATCTGGATCATGATCACAGCTCCTATTCACGGCAGCTCATGCATAAGATCGCCTCTTCAGAATACTTTATCATTACCGGGAATCCCGATTCTTACCAAAAAGGATTAAAAATGATTGAAGACGCCGATGCGGATCTCGTTTTGGAAATTCCTCCCGGCTTTGAAAAAAATCTGGTCCGCGAAGGCAGCCAGAAGCTCAATCTTTCTGTGGATGCTATTAACGGGACAAAATCTTCACTGGGAAGCAGCTATCTGGTTTCGGTGATTGCAGATTTCAACAGCAGTCTGGATATTAATTTTAAAACTGTAAAAAGTAGTGCATCTCCTTCAAAAGCAGCTATTTCCGTAGAACCCTCCAACTGGTATAATCCGAGGGCAGAATACAAATATTATATGGTTCCGGGCATTCTGGTCTTGCTGCTGACACTGATCGGCGGTTTCATCACGGCCCTGAATATCGTTAAGGAAAAAGAAATCGGGACCATTGAACAGATCAATGTAACGCCTATTAAAAAATGGCAGTTTATTCTGGGTAAGCTTATTCCGTTCTGGATTGTCGGAATAATTGTTTTTACCGTAGGATTGATCGTGATGTATGTGGTATACGGGATTTACCCTCAGGGAAGTATTTTACTTTTATACGCGTTTGCAGGGGTTTATCTTGTCGCATTGCTAGGTTTGGGTCTCTTGATTTCCACTTTTGCGGACACGCAGCTGCAGGCCATGTTTATTGCTTTTTTCTTTATGATGGTTTTTATGCTGATGAGCGGATTTTTCACGAGCACCGACAGTATGCCGGATTGGGCGAAAACTATTTCGAATTTCACGCCCGTTACCCACTTTATAAGCGTGGTAAGATTAATTGTTTTAAAAGGAAGCGGATTTAGTCAGGTTAAAACAGAATTATTCTGGCTGATCGGTTTTGCATTTTTACTGAACGGAATGGCTATTTTCAATTACAGGAAAACAAATTAA
- a CDS encoding winged helix-turn-helix transcriptional regulator, with the protein MHERKIPLNLNCGLDLIGEVLYGKWKIRLLWFINEGHLRPSELQRKIPDASRRVLNIQLKELEEHELVSKKIYAQVPPKVEYDLTDFGKTLIPLISALGYWGDEHEERLKRVILKRMGKDQ; encoded by the coding sequence ATGCATGAAAGAAAAATCCCTTTAAACTTAAACTGCGGCCTTGATCTTATTGGCGAAGTGCTTTACGGCAAATGGAAAATCCGCTTGCTATGGTTTATCAATGAAGGTCATCTGCGTCCAAGTGAATTGCAGCGGAAAATTCCTGATGCTTCGAGACGTGTTTTAAATATCCAGTTGAAAGAGCTGGAAGAGCACGAGCTGGTTTCAAAAAAGATCTATGCTCAGGTTCCTCCAAAAGTAGAATATGATCTCACAGATTTTGGTAAGACTTTGATTCCCTTGATTTCCGCTCTGGGGTATTGGGGTGATGAGCACGAAGAGAGGCTTAAAAGAGTAATATTAAAACGCATGGGAAAAGATCAATAG
- a CDS encoding SDR family oxidoreductase produces MENIFNFSNELQGKIALVTGGTKGTGKAIADRLAEAGATVIITARNPPAEEKPDQVFISADLSTVEGTRKVIDKTLQKFGKLDILINNLGGSETKGGGFTVLTDEDWIQSLQTNLLSPVRLDRGFLPQMIERKTGVIIHIASIQAKLPLYDSTLPYAAAKAGLLNYSKSLSNEVAPKGIRVLTVSPGWIMTSASEKMMERIAESSNSTKEQAAKSVMDALGGIPSGRPAQPREVAELVGFLVSPRAGYLTGTEFVIDGGTIPTI; encoded by the coding sequence ATGGAAAATATATTTAATTTCAGTAACGAACTGCAAGGTAAAATTGCCCTGGTAACCGGAGGAACGAAAGGGACAGGAAAAGCAATTGCAGATCGTTTAGCCGAAGCAGGAGCCACCGTTATCATTACAGCCAGAAATCCGCCTGCCGAAGAAAAGCCTGATCAGGTTTTTATTTCCGCTGACCTTAGCACAGTAGAAGGAACACGGAAAGTAATAGATAAAACACTGCAAAAATTTGGAAAACTTGATATTTTAATTAATAATCTTGGAGGTTCAGAAACTAAGGGTGGTGGTTTTACAGTTTTGACCGATGAAGACTGGATACAGTCTCTGCAAACCAATTTGTTATCTCCCGTGCGTTTGGACCGAGGTTTTTTACCGCAAATGATTGAAAGAAAAACCGGGGTTATTATTCACATTGCGTCCATTCAGGCAAAATTACCTTTGTATGACAGCACCCTCCCTTATGCTGCTGCTAAAGCCGGACTTTTAAATTACAGTAAAAGTTTATCCAATGAAGTTGCCCCGAAAGGCATTCGGGTCTTAACCGTTTCACCAGGCTGGATCATGACTTCCGCGTCTGAAAAAATGATGGAAAGGATTGCAGAAAGCAGCAACAGCACAAAAGAACAGGCAGCAAAAAGTGTAATGGATGCTTTGGGAGGAATTCCTTCCGGAAGACCTGCACAACCGAGAGAGGTTGCGGAGCTTGTAGGATTTCTTGTATCTCCAAGGGCAGGCTATCTCACAGGAACAGAATTCGTCATTGATGGCGGAACTATACCTACCATATAA
- a CDS encoding exonuclease/endonuclease/phosphatase family protein translates to MARILYWNIEKFGINKINEPRAKRKRDGTFTIPPPQAGYRREVIRTTLIQNTPDIFVVVETSTGTGTPGTLITAGGEAGSLFLLQQLRAWFPAPNDWRLVPPLRLGQGNVQEGISVFYNHANVQFTGPWGWQGGANPSDSVANIGAGNLVNYGIDWINALPPGNAPAGNNTINPGVPYRHLAGQWQFHGPAAGGVAPVLGFPNAFNRTPFLTTFWDPAGGKTIKLLSFHASPKKQQSADGTNQLSYIQEMTTNLAINEVGVIVGDFNVDIFNTHFEPIAYDRLLGNLPGGGGYTRQINPTQNIWPDKGYVCTMIRSHNSARPWQTNGYPGYEYVIQDTFSSVDNVLTRYGGGTAVGPAANITIVNRVTGTTYNRDAPPIVGAPTGSLVYNSAMALNAGMPAAGLPSALALPPAGPTGHGGYVRGNIGAMTTFVGWNNYRRVRSTSDHMGLIVDV, encoded by the coding sequence ATGGCCCGCATCTTATATTGGAATATTGAAAAATTCGGAATCAATAAAATAAATGAACCCAGAGCCAAACGGAAACGGGATGGAACTTTTACGATCCCTCCACCACAGGCCGGTTACAGAAGAGAAGTTATCCGTACAACACTGATCCAGAATACCCCCGATATTTTTGTGGTGGTAGAAACATCTACAGGTACAGGTACTCCCGGCACGCTGATCACAGCAGGCGGCGAGGCAGGCAGCCTGTTCCTCCTTCAGCAGTTAAGAGCATGGTTTCCCGCGCCGAATGACTGGCGGCTTGTTCCTCCGCTCAGATTGGGACAAGGGAATGTGCAGGAAGGTATTTCTGTATTTTATAACCATGCCAATGTACAGTTCACTGGTCCCTGGGGCTGGCAGGGCGGAGCCAATCCTTCCGATTCGGTGGCCAATATAGGAGCAGGAAATCTGGTTAATTATGGAATTGACTGGATCAATGCGTTACCTCCGGGTAATGCTCCTGCAGGTAATAATACTATTAATCCGGGTGTGCCCTATCGTCATCTGGCCGGCCAATGGCAGTTTCACGGACCTGCAGCTGGCGGTGTAGCTCCGGTACTTGGCTTTCCGAATGCTTTTAACAGAACTCCGTTTTTAACAACATTCTGGGACCCCGCAGGCGGAAAGACCATTAAATTACTTTCCTTTCATGCTTCTCCAAAAAAACAGCAGTCAGCCGATGGCACCAACCAGCTTTCCTATATCCAGGAAATGACGACAAATCTAGCTATCAATGAGGTGGGAGTCATAGTCGGGGACTTTAACGTGGATATTTTTAATACCCATTTTGAGCCTATTGCTTACGACCGGCTGCTGGGAAATCTTCCCGGAGGCGGTGGTTATACACGCCAGATCAACCCCACCCAGAATATATGGCCGGACAAAGGCTATGTATGCACCATGATCAGATCCCACAACAGTGCAAGGCCATGGCAAACCAATGGATATCCCGGTTACGAGTACGTGATCCAGGATACTTTTTCGAGTGTGGATAATGTACTGACCCGTTACGGCGGAGGAACAGCTGTTGGCCCCGCTGCGAATATCACCATCGTGAACAGGGTGACCGGCACGACGTACAACCGGGATGCACCGCCAATAGTTGGTGCACCGACCGGCAGTCTGGTATACAACTCTGCTATGGCTTTGAATGCAGGAATGCCTGCGGCAGGCTTACCTTCTGCTTTAGCACTTCCACCTGCAGGTCCTACAGGGCATGGAGGTTATGTGAGAGGCAATATAGGTGCTATGACCACTTTTGTGGGCTGGAACAATTACCGCAGAGTGAGGAGTACCAGTGACCATATGGGATTAATTGTAGATGTTTAA